The Vigna unguiculata cultivar IT97K-499-35 chromosome 6, ASM411807v1, whole genome shotgun sequence genome contains a region encoding:
- the LOC114188732 gene encoding serine acetyltransferase 1, chloroplastic-like: protein MNVLVLGRFFTSPLYKTSPLTPSQIQFTPIFLHPLKLQPLHAIHLFSLHMATCVDAPTPLSRKPNAPNSSDDHSFNYVKFCRPTFSDRVPCLPICKNREMAFSRVEDLDTRVEGGVGVLEFEVVDLWLKIQEEARSDVDQEPILSSYYFSSILSHKSLESALANQLSTNLSSLSLPSSTLFELFLGVLIGDGGDDIICAVKDDLVAVKERDPACISYVHCLLNFKGFLACQAHRIAHKLWLQGRKVLALLIQNRVSEVFAVDIHPGAQIGRGILLDHATGLVVGETATIGNNVSILHNVTLGGTGKSSGDRHPKIGDGVLIGAGTCILGNIKIGDGAKIGAGSVVLKDVPARTTAVGNPARLIGGKDNPIKLDKMPSFTMDHTSYISEWSDYVI from the coding sequence ATGAATGTTCTGGTTCTAGGGCGCTTTTTCACTTCTCCATTATATAAGACTTCCCCTCTCACTCCCTCCCAAATCCAATTCACACCCATTTTCCTTCATCCCTTAAAGCTCCAACCTTTGCACGCAATTCACCTCTTCTCCCTCCACATGGCCACTTGCGTGGACGCCCCAACCCCTCTTTCTCGCAAGCCAAACGCCCCCAATTCCTCCGATGACCATTCTTTCAATTACGTCAAATTCTGCCGACCCACCTTCTCCGATCGCGTCCCCTGCTTACCCATTTGCAAGAATCGGGAGATGGCCTTCTCACGTGTGGAGGACTTGGACACACGTGTGGAGGGTGGTGTTGGTGTTCTTGAGTTCGAGGTTGTTGATCTGTGGTTGAAGATTCAGGAGGAGGCCAGGTCGGATGTGGATCAGGAACCTATTCTGTCCAGTTACTATTTCAGTTCCATTTTGTCTCACAAATCATTAGAGAGTGCCTTGGCCAACCAACTCTCCACCAATTTGAGCAGTTTGAGCCTTCCAAGCAGCACCCTTTTTGAACTTTTCTTGGGTGTTTTGATCGGTGATGGTGGAGATGACATCATATGTGCTGTGAAGGATGATTTAGTTGCTGTCAAAGAGAGAGACCCTGCATGCATTAGTTATGTGCattgtttgttaaatttcaaaGGGTTTCTTGCATGCCAGGCTCACAGGATTGCTCACAAATTGTGGCTTCAAGGGAGGAAGGTTCTGGCCCTGTTGATTCAGAATAGGGTGTCTGAGGTTTTTGCTGTGGATATTCACCCTGGTGCACAGATTGGACGTGGAATTTTGCTGGATCATGCCACTGGGCTTGTGGTGGGGGAGACTGCAACTATTGGCAATAATGTTTCAATTTTGCATAATGTGACTTTGGGAGGGACTGGTAAGTCAAGTGGCGATAGACACCCTAAGATTGGTGATGGGGTGTTGATAGGTGCAGGGACTTGTATTTTGGGAAATATTAAGATCGGTGATGGGGCTAAGATTGGTGCTGGTTCTGTGGTGTTGAAGGATGTTCCAGCAAGGACTACTGCAGTTGGAAACCCTGctaggttgattggagggaagGACAACCCTATTAAATTGGATAAGATGCCTAGTTTTACCATGGATCACACTTCATACATCTCTGAGTGGTCTGATTATGTTATCTAG